In Natrinema amylolyticum, the following are encoded in one genomic region:
- the dnaJ gene encoding molecular chaperone DnaJ, translating into MSEDFYDILDVSPDASAEEIKQAYRSKATEYHPDVSDDPDAEEKFKKIQKAKQVLTDEEKREAYDRMGHDRYEQAEKHGFDASESGGAGGMGGGPFGGMGGGGMGGGGLGDLFEQVFSGGGGGGRGRRRPRKGRDLRTELEIDLEEAYEGAEKQFTVERPEECEVCEGEGHPPEADAETCPQCQGRGQVTQVQQTPLGRVQQTTACPRCEGEGTLYSETCGECRGEGYVRNEATLTVEVPAGIQEGQTLRMEGEGAPSPEGGPHGDLLIDVSIREHEEFEREGDDLRYRLPVSFPQATFGDTVEVPTLEGAAEFEIPKGTQSGETFRLEGKGMPRLRGRGQGDLYVKVQVVTPESLNEDQREALEEFAEAGGDEIEVKEGFFEKIKRAF; encoded by the coding sequence ATGAGCGAGGACTTCTACGACATTCTCGACGTGAGCCCCGACGCGTCTGCAGAGGAGATCAAACAGGCGTATCGGTCGAAGGCCACCGAGTACCACCCGGACGTCAGCGACGACCCCGATGCCGAGGAGAAGTTCAAGAAGATCCAGAAGGCGAAGCAGGTGCTGACCGACGAGGAGAAACGCGAGGCCTACGATCGCATGGGCCACGACCGCTACGAGCAGGCCGAGAAACACGGCTTCGACGCCAGCGAGTCCGGCGGTGCCGGCGGGATGGGCGGCGGCCCGTTCGGCGGCATGGGCGGTGGCGGAATGGGCGGCGGCGGTCTCGGCGACCTCTTCGAACAGGTCTTCAGCGGCGGTGGCGGCGGTGGACGCGGCCGCCGGCGGCCGCGCAAAGGGCGAGACCTCCGGACCGAACTCGAGATCGACCTCGAGGAGGCATACGAGGGGGCGGAAAAGCAGTTCACCGTCGAGCGGCCCGAGGAGTGCGAGGTCTGCGAGGGCGAGGGCCATCCGCCGGAGGCGGACGCCGAGACCTGTCCGCAGTGTCAGGGCCGCGGGCAGGTGACCCAGGTCCAACAGACGCCGCTCGGTCGGGTCCAGCAGACGACGGCCTGTCCCCGCTGTGAGGGCGAGGGGACGCTGTACTCCGAGACCTGCGGCGAGTGTCGCGGCGAGGGCTACGTCCGCAACGAGGCGACGCTGACCGTCGAGGTGCCGGCCGGTATTCAGGAGGGCCAGACCCTTCGGATGGAAGGCGAGGGCGCGCCCAGCCCCGAGGGCGGCCCCCACGGCGACCTGCTGATCGACGTCTCGATCCGCGAGCACGAGGAGTTCGAACGCGAGGGCGACGACCTGCGCTACCGGCTGCCGGTCTCGTTCCCGCAGGCCACGTTCGGCGACACCGTCGAAGTCCCGACGCTCGAGGGCGCGGCCGAATTCGAGATCCCCAAGGGCACCCAGAGCGGCGAGACCTTCCGGCTCGAGGGGAAGGGGATGCCGCGTCTCCGCGGTCGCGGTCAGGGTGACCTCTACGTCAAAGTGCAGGTCGTCACCCCCGAGAGCTTGAACGAGGATCAGCGCGAGGCGCTCGAGGAGTTCGCCGAGGCCGGCGGCGACGAGATCGAAGTGAAGGAGGGCTTCTTCGAGAAGATCAAGCGGGCGTTCTAA
- a CDS encoding FAD-dependent oxidoreductase: MPDQTHPESPREESLWLATTPKTDYGPLEDGLAVDVAVVGGGITGLTAAIELKEAGRTVAVLESDRIVESTTGHTTAKLTSQHGLIYDTLISAFSERKARQYAAANEAAIDAVERRVEAEGIDCDFRRTAAYTYAASSGDVETIRNEVDAAQRLGLPASYVEETPLPFDVPGAVRFDEQAAFHPRKYLLAIAKGVHGDGSYVFEGTRALDIDPGSPCRVETEHGEVVADDVVVATHFPVLDRAGYFARMHPHRAYLLAVRIAGTPPEGMYYNTASPSATMRTYSVADDAESTGDEDGDLLLVGGQSHKPSVSGVPTSERYRRCEAFAREHFDVESVEYRWSTMDYEPVDEVPFIGRIDPLSEHVYVGTGFNGWGMTTGTAAGMILSDLIVEGSSPWADVFDPQRFTPKASAKSFLEENATVGGSFVGDRIKSLLASLEARGSDGLPDPGEARVVRRTDQPLGVYRDGEGTTHAVSATCPHMGCLVRWNDAEETWDCPCHGSRFTHEGEVLSGPAVEGLLYREL, translated from the coding sequence ATGCCGGACCAGACCCACCCCGAATCACCGCGCGAGGAGTCGCTGTGGCTCGCTACGACGCCCAAGACCGACTACGGCCCGCTCGAGGACGGCCTGGCCGTCGACGTGGCGGTCGTCGGCGGCGGCATCACCGGCCTGACGGCGGCGATCGAGTTGAAAGAGGCCGGCCGAACCGTTGCCGTCCTCGAGTCTGACCGGATCGTCGAGAGCACCACCGGCCACACGACGGCCAAACTGACGTCTCAGCACGGACTGATATACGACACCCTGATTTCGGCGTTCAGCGAACGAAAGGCGCGCCAGTACGCCGCCGCGAACGAGGCGGCGATCGACGCGGTCGAACGGCGCGTCGAGGCGGAGGGAATCGACTGCGACTTCCGCCGGACGGCGGCCTACACGTACGCCGCCTCGTCCGGCGACGTCGAGACGATCCGCAACGAGGTCGACGCGGCCCAGCGGCTCGGCCTCCCGGCCTCGTACGTCGAGGAGACGCCGCTCCCGTTCGACGTCCCCGGCGCGGTCCGCTTCGACGAGCAGGCGGCGTTCCACCCGCGGAAGTACCTGCTGGCGATCGCCAAGGGAGTTCACGGAGACGGCAGCTACGTCTTCGAGGGGACCCGTGCGCTCGATATCGATCCGGGCTCACCCTGTCGCGTCGAGACGGAACACGGCGAGGTGGTCGCCGACGACGTGGTCGTCGCGACCCACTTCCCCGTCCTCGATCGGGCCGGCTACTTCGCGCGGATGCATCCCCACCGCGCGTATCTGCTCGCCGTCCGCATCGCCGGGACACCGCCCGAGGGAATGTACTACAACACGGCCTCACCGTCGGCGACGATGCGGACGTATTCGGTCGCTGACGACGCCGAGAGCACGGGCGACGAGGACGGCGACCTCCTGCTCGTCGGCGGCCAGAGCCACAAACCGAGCGTCAGCGGCGTGCCGACCTCCGAGCGGTATCGGCGCTGCGAGGCGTTCGCCCGCGAGCACTTCGACGTCGAGTCGGTCGAGTACCGCTGGTCCACGATGGACTACGAACCCGTCGACGAGGTTCCCTTCATCGGCCGGATCGATCCGCTGTCGGAGCACGTCTACGTCGGCACCGGGTTCAACGGCTGGGGAATGACCACCGGCACCGCCGCCGGGATGATCCTCTCCGATCTGATCGTCGAGGGCTCGAGCCCGTGGGCTGACGTCTTCGACCCCCAGCGGTTCACACCGAAGGCCTCCGCGAAGAGCTTTCTCGAGGAGAACGCGACGGTCGGTGGGAGTTTCGTCGGCGACCGGATCAAGTCGCTGCTGGCGTCGCTCGAGGCGCGCGGTTCGGACGGCCTCCCCGATCCCGGGGAGGCTCGCGTCGTCCGGCGAACGGACCAGCCACTAGGGGTCTACCGGGACGGGGAGGGGACGACCCACGCCGTCTCGGCGACCTGTCCGCACATGGGATGTCTCGTCCGGTGGAACGACGCCGAGGAGACCTGGGACTGCCCCTGTCACGGCTCGCGGTTCACCCACGAGGGCGAGGTCCTGTCGGGACCGGCGGTCGAGGGACTGCTGTACCGAGAGCTCTGA
- a CDS encoding DJ-1/PfpI family protein, whose protein sequence is MQGNRILLLAGDFVEDYEVMVPFQALQMVGHEVHAVCPEKEAGDTCPTAIHDFEGDQTYSEKPGHNFELNHDFDDVEPSEYDALVVPGGRAPEYLRTYDEVLEIVRHFFEADKPVAALCHGVQILAAADVLEGRTCTGYPALEADVRIAGGDWAEGVTREGNLVTGQAWPDHPEWLAEFLECLGTDVDHAEPAAADD, encoded by the coding sequence ATGCAAGGAAATCGAATCCTGCTCCTCGCCGGTGACTTCGTCGAGGACTACGAGGTAATGGTCCCGTTTCAGGCGCTCCAGATGGTCGGCCACGAGGTACACGCCGTCTGCCCGGAGAAGGAGGCCGGCGACACCTGTCCGACCGCGATCCACGACTTCGAGGGCGACCAGACCTATAGCGAGAAGCCGGGGCACAATTTCGAACTGAATCACGACTTCGACGACGTCGAGCCGTCCGAGTACGACGCGCTGGTGGTTCCGGGCGGTCGCGCGCCCGAGTACCTCCGGACCTACGACGAGGTCCTCGAGATCGTCCGCCACTTCTTCGAGGCGGACAAGCCCGTCGCCGCGCTGTGTCACGGCGTCCAGATCCTCGCGGCCGCGGACGTACTCGAGGGCCGCACCTGCACCGGCTATCCGGCCCTCGAGGCGGACGTACGAATCGCCGGCGGTGACTGGGCCGAGGGCGTCACGCGCGAGGGCAACCTCGTGACGGGCCAGGCCTGGCCGGACCATCCCGAGTGGCTCGCCGAGTTCCTCGAGTGTCTCGGGACTGACGTCGACCACGCCGAGCCGGCGGCCGCGGACGACTGA
- a CDS encoding sugar-transfer associated ATP-grasp domain-containing protein, with product MRKLLRSERRTGSSFDLSPQRRLRLYRRGFLSTSGVLYDFASNDPAAYLTDYQRFVGTKRINGHWNALIDNKLAFHRVLGEFPDHRPAVYGLLTDGRFHAFDPASERVTLTDGGLELEHSPETMTGAPTVTPIDWVDETLSEGDRLVLKWFSGGGGNNVHFLERTDGEYLFDGEPMTESELAETLAGLENYLVCEFVEQADYAAELFPDAANTLRVLTMYDERAGEAFIPIAIHRIGTRDSAPVDNFSNGGLSALIDRETGRLGAGAEYPRDGAVDWYETHPGTGARIEGTAVPGWEQIRDRLLEIAEMLSHVPYVGWDLVVTGEGEFRIIEANSYPGVASLQVHRPLLADARTRRFYRNHGVI from the coding sequence GTGCGTAAACTACTCCGGTCGGAACGACGGACCGGATCGTCGTTCGATCTCTCGCCCCAGCGACGGCTTCGCCTCTATCGTCGCGGTTTTCTGAGTACGTCCGGCGTACTTTACGACTTCGCGTCGAACGATCCCGCCGCGTATCTCACCGACTACCAGCGGTTCGTCGGTACGAAACGGATCAACGGCCACTGGAACGCGCTGATCGACAACAAACTCGCCTTCCACCGGGTGCTCGGCGAGTTCCCCGACCACCGACCGGCGGTGTACGGGCTGCTCACGGACGGGCGGTTTCACGCGTTCGACCCGGCCTCCGAGCGGGTGACCCTCACCGACGGCGGCCTCGAACTCGAGCACTCGCCTGAGACGATGACCGGGGCGCCGACAGTGACGCCGATCGACTGGGTCGACGAGACGCTCTCAGAGGGGGACCGGCTCGTATTGAAGTGGTTCAGCGGCGGCGGCGGGAACAACGTTCACTTCCTCGAGCGGACCGACGGCGAGTACCTGTTCGACGGCGAACCGATGACCGAGTCAGAGCTCGCCGAGACGCTCGCGGGCCTCGAGAACTACCTCGTCTGCGAGTTCGTCGAACAGGCAGACTACGCGGCCGAGCTGTTCCCCGATGCGGCGAACACGCTCCGGGTCCTGACGATGTACGACGAGCGGGCGGGAGAGGCGTTTATCCCGATCGCGATTCACCGGATCGGGACGCGGGACTCCGCACCGGTAGACAACTTCTCGAACGGCGGGCTGAGCGCCCTGATCGACCGCGAGACCGGCCGTCTCGGTGCAGGTGCCGAGTATCCCCGCGACGGAGCGGTCGACTGGTACGAGACCCACCCCGGGACCGGCGCTCGCATCGAGGGGACGGCGGTTCCGGGCTGGGAGCAGATTCGCGATCGGCTGCTCGAGATCGCGGAGATGCTCTCTCACGTCCCCTACGTCGGCTGGGATCTGGTCGTCACCGGCGAGGGCGAGTTCCGGATCATCGAGGCCAACAGCTATCCGGGCGTCGCCTCGCTGCAGGTTCACCGCCCGCTGCTGGCCGATGCCCGAACGCGACGGTTCTACCGGAATCACGGCGTCATCTGA